The Thermodesulfobacteriota bacterium region TATGATATAAATTTATTGTGTTCATTCTCAGTTTAGATCATCGTCTTTCATATATTTAGTACCTTTTACAGTCACTTCAAGTGCAAGGCCATCCTCAGTGAGCTGATAGATCCACACCCCTGGTGAGACTATCGCTGCGCCTGTAAAGGCTCCTCCATCATCGTCCAGCTTTGCTGCTACGGTAGATTGGCCGCCAAATTCCCAGCCGGAGTTGATGAATTGATCAAAAACCGATTTGTTTTCAAACACAAAAACAACTTGAAACCTCTTTATGCCTATTCCAAGACCGGCCTGAACTTCGAGCATTTTCATA contains the following coding sequences:
- a CDS encoding YSC84-related protein — its product is GAKDVAKERKEINDKTTETLKRLYKLQPESKQAISGSYGYAVFSNFGMKIFVAGGGKGKGEAINNTSGKHTYMKMLEVQAGLGIGIKRFQVVFVFENKSVFDQFINSGWEFGGQSTVAAKLDDDGGAFTGAAIVSPGVWIYQLTEDGLALEVTVKGTKYMKDDDLN